Proteins found in one Orcinus orca chromosome 11, mOrcOrc1.1, whole genome shotgun sequence genomic segment:
- the MRPL51 gene encoding 39S ribosomal protein L51, mitochondrial, whose amino-acid sequence MRAMAGSLSWVAGRSLWGQVPLACRSFSLGVPRLFHVRVTLPPRKVVDRWNEKRAMFGVYDNIGILGNFEKHPKELIKGPIWLRGWKGNELQRCIRKKRMVGNRMFIDDLHNLNKRISYLYKCFNRRGKYR is encoded by the exons ATGAGAGCAATGGCAGGGAGCCTCTCTTGGGTGGCAGGCAGGAGCCTATGGGGCCAGGTGCCGCTGGCCTGCAGAAGCTTCTCTCTGG GTGTTCCCAGATTGTTCCATGTGAGGGTCACCCTCCCGCCCCGCAAAGTGGTTGATCGTTGGAACGAGAAGAGGGCCATGTTCGGGGTATATGACAACATCGGGATCCTGG GAAACTTTGAAAAGCACCCCAAAGAACTGATCAAGGGCCCCATATGGCTTCGAGGCTGGAAGGGGAATGAATTGCAGCGTTGTATCCGAAAGAAGAGAATGGTTGGAAATCGGATGTTCATTGATGACCTGCACAACCTGAACAAACGCATCAGCTATCTCTACAAATGCTTTAACCGACGTGGAAAGTACCGGTAG